From a single Nicotiana tomentosiformis chromosome 2, ASM39032v3, whole genome shotgun sequence genomic region:
- the LOC138904798 gene encoding uncharacterized protein, producing MGFANAYSNSNCQILIFWDEAVDCRVVEESEQKVTCSFNWMGTNILITFVYVKCIADFRKDLWENVKNISDRYSLSQYIAGDFDCIVDPVEKQGGSPHRMSKSLSFLQCIMDCDLIDPGYSGSTFTWCNGWQVDKRVWKRLDRIFVNHEWFLDLWTKEPDFNAVVEKAWNVEVQGSPMWRFHLKLKNTCKKLSEWSRSSIGNIFEKVIKMEEKVRELEEKIINDNTDMNRGELNHANSLLIRAYKKEESFWKQKSGVKWFVQGEVNSRFFHSIIKGRKKRLSLKKIRGNDGNWIEGEEEIAKESVFYFQKQFIKDSYVNDFSALNCIPKLIDVVDNVMLNAVPTMEEFKGVVFSMSSRSNQNPKAITHTYLILLPKVDCPESFRKPIRDNIMMTQDMIHNITKPSPCDNVVLKLDMAKAYDRVSWEYLCHVLRLDFLNAGLRNENNNKRHWKSWKDLCFLVVEEGAGFRSLQDICKVFAVKLWWKFRSQKTLLNQFWEAEYYKRYYPVAKTWEYGQSHNWKRLMDIKEEAEPFIFWKLGCGEVSFWWDNWSDLGPLANLVQGIKTSKNIKVKEFISEGTWLTEKLLDNLPINVVNSVQKVEINEDKMDYPYWIPESTGVFSCKSAWQIIRKKNGITLSNIKIWHKKLPLLWHDKCTFVEKLKLSIHSKAIRWKKLDLGWVKLNVDGCSKDNPGSADGGGIIRDHNGHMLQAFAEFYGQCNNNLTEAKEILQVATEAEANPNGPDNRYSDSGVVPQLSTAFFRVQTLHSSVASQFTFFSRIPQFHLHSSCKFLVASSSSSVAYLPSSSSSVDSIVY from the exons ATGGGTTTTGCTAATGCATATTCTAACAGCAACTGTCAAATATTGATCTTCTGGGATGAGGCAGTGGATTGTAGGGTGGTTGAAGAGAGTGAGCAGAAAGTTACTTGTAGCTTTAACTGGATGGGGACTAATATCCTCATTACTTTTGTGTATGTTAAATGCATTGCTGACTTTAGGAAAGACTTGTGGGAGAACGTTAAAAACATCTCAGACAGATACAGTCTTTCTCAGTACATTGCAGGGGATTTTGATTGCATTGTCGACCCTGTTGAGAAACAAGGTGGGAGCCCTCACAGAATGTCCAAAAGTTTATCCTTTTTGCAATGTATTATGGATTGTGATCTCATTGACCCTGGTTATTCGGGCTCTACTTTTACATGGTGTAATGGTTGGCAAGTTGATAAGAGGGTTTGGAAGAGATTGGATAGGATATTTGTTAACCATGAGTG GTTTTTAGATCTCTGGACTAAAGAACCAGATTTCAATGCAGTGGTTGAAAAAGCTTGGAATGTGGAAGTACAAGGATCTCCAATGTGGAGGTTCCATCTCAAGTTGAAAAACACTTGCAAGAAATTGTCAGAATGGTCAAGATCTTCTATTGGAAATATCTTTGAGAAGGTTATTAAAATGGAAGAAAAGGTGAGGGAACTGGAGGAAAAAATCATCAATGACAACACAGATATGAATAGAGGTGAATTAAATCATGCAAATTCTCTCCTGATTAGGGCATACAAGAAGGAGGAATCATTCTGGAAACAAAAATCTGGGGTGAAATGGTTTGTGCAGGGTGAGGTGAACTCAAGGTTTTTTCATTCGATTATTAAAGGAAGGAAGAAGAGATTATCTCTAAAGAAGATTAGGGGGAATGATGGAAACTGGATTGAAGGGGAAGAAGAGATTGCAAAGGAGTCTGTCTTCTATTTCCAAAAACAATTCATAAAAGATAGTTATGTTAATGACTTCTCAGCTCTCAATTGTATTCCTAAACTCATTGATGTGGTAGATAATGTGATGCTAAATGCAGTCCCTACGATGGAGGAATTCAAAGGAGTGGTGTTCTCAATGAGCTCACGGA GTAATCAGAATCCTAAGGCAATTACTCATACATATCTTATCCTATTGCCTAAGGTGGACTGCCCAGAGTCTTTCA GAAAGCCAATCAGAGACAATATCATGATGACACAGGATATGATTCACAATATAACAAAACCCTCTCCATGTGATAATGTTGTATTGAAGTTAGACATGGCTAAAGCATATGATAGGGTCTCTTGGGAGTATCTGTGTCATGTTCTCAGATTGGATTTTCTGAATGCTGGATTGAGA AATGAGAATAATAACAAAAGGCACTGGAAATCCTGGAAGGACCTATGCTTTCTAGTAGTTGAAGAGGGAGCTGGATTCAGATCATTACAAGATATTTGTAAGGTTTTTGCTGTCAAGCTTTGGTGGAAATTTAGGTCTCAAAAGACTTTGCTTAATCAATTCTGGGAGGCTGAGTATTATAAAAGATATTATCCGGTGGCCAAGACGTGGGAATATGGGCAATCACATAACTGGAAGAGGCTCATGGATATCAAAGAAGAGGCTGAACCATTCATTTTCTGGAAACTTGGATGTGGAGAGGTGTCCTTTTGGTGGGACAATTGGTCTGACCTTGGACCTTTAGCTAATTTGGTTCAGGGCATAAAgacatccaaaaatatcaaagtgAAAGAGTTCATCAGTGAAGGAACCTGGTTGACTGAGAAACTACTGGACAATCTCCCAATTAATGTGGTCAATAGTGTTCAAAAAGTTGAGATCAATGAAGATAAAATGGACTATCCATACTGGATACCTGAAAGCACAGGGGTCTTCAGTTGTAAGTCTGCATGGCAAATTATTAGAAAAAAGAATGGAATAACTTTGTCTAATATCAAGATTTGGCACAAGAAG CTTCCTTTACTTTGGCATGACAAGTGTACATTTGTGGAAAAACTAAAACTTTCCATTCACTCAAAGGCAATTAGGTGGAAGAAACTAGACCTAGGATGGGTCAAATTGAATGTGGATGGCTGCAGTAAGGATAATCCAGGCTCAGCGGATGGTGGTGGTATTATCAGGGATCATAATGGTCATATGTTGCAAGCATTTGCAGAATTTTATGGGCAGTGCAACAATAACCTTACAGAAGCAAAAGAAATTCTGCAAG TGGCTACTGAAGCTGAAGCTAACCCGAACGGGCCAGATAACCGttatagtgactctggagtggtg